GTAGTGTCTTTTGCCGCCTTCGACAGTACCTATGGTTTCATGGTCGTAGTTCGCCACAGCGACACTATAACAACCCTGTATGGCCACAACGATAGTCTGCTGGTAGAGGTAGACCAGGCGGTATCAGCGGGTAGTCGGCTCGCATTGTCCGGCAGCACTGGACAATCGACCGCGCCGCATCTGCACTATGAAGTGAGAATAAACGACAAACCCATAGACCCGTTGAGAGAACACTGAAATGAAAAAACTAAATGGCAGTGACACGGAAGGCCTGATGAATACTATTATTGGCAAAGACACTGTGATTACCGGCACAGTGGATGTGAAGGGAGCGCTGCGTGTTGATGGCTCAGTCAAGGGCAAGATCATTTGCTCTGACTGCGTCACCGTTGGCTCCACCGGTATCGTGGAAGCTGAAGTGGAATCAAAGACCGCCATCGTAGCCGGCAAAATGCATGGCGACATTGTCACCACTGAAAAAATCGAACTGCAGACCAATTGCGAGATGGACGGCGATCTCCGCACAAAATCGTTGGTGATTGAGCAGGGAGCATTGTTCTGTGGAGCCTGCAACATGAAGGGTACTAAGCCAGACCTCGGCTTTCTGCCACCACCGGTGGAGAAATCGGAAAAAGTAGCTGCGTCCGATAAAGCAAAGGGTAAGTAGTTTCCACAGGTCTTGATCGGAATGTGGAAAACAGAACAAAATTGTGAACAACATTATATCCCGTTGATACACCACAACATAAGATGTATAAGCATGGAGCTTGTTGACCTGTTTTCCACATTGTATACTGAGATGTAAGAGGCTGGAAGTTAGCAAGTTAGAGAATACAGATACAGCATTGGATCACACAGAGGACGCCAAACCCCTTGATTTCAAGGTATTTTCCGGCTTCGGTCGCCACGCACGAAACGCCATCGACTCATGTGGCCAAGCGGGATCATCTTGCGCGTTCTCCCAAAGACCCTCGAAACCACTCGCAACCCTCTTGATTCTATAGAATTACAGGGATATGCCGATCCCTTGGCGAGTATAAGGCGAACAAGACTAACACTGGCAACAGACAGCCGGCACCAGACTACCAATTTGGAGGTTCATAGATGACATCATCTGACTCGTTTTCCGATACAGAGGCAATGAAAAACCTGAAATTAGCTCATCAGAAAATCAAGGCTGAGATCGGCAAAGTGATAATCGGTCAGGACGAGGTGGTCGAACAGTTGCTGATTTCGTTGCTGTCGGCGGGGCATTGTCTGCTTGTGGGCGTACCCGGTCTGGCCAAAACGCTGCTAATATCAACTCTTGCCCAGGTTCTCAACCTCAAGTTCAATCGCATTCAGTTCACACCCGATCTGATGCCGTCCGATATTACGGGCACAGAAATAATCGATGATGACCGTACCACCGGCAAACGAGCGTTTCGTTTTGTCAAGGGTCCCGTCTTTGCCAATATCATTCTAGCCGATGAAATCAACCGCACCCCCCCCAAGACTCAGGCCGCACTGCTTCAGGCGATGCAGGAACATGAAGTTACCGCTGCCGGTGAGACGTACAGTCTCGAGGAGCCGTTCTTTGTCCTGGCGACACAGAACCCGATTGAGCAGGAAGGTACCTACCCGCTACCGGAGGCGCAACTTGACCGCTTCATGTTCAACGTGTTCGTCGATTACCCCAGTGACATTGAGGAACGAGAAATCGTGAAGTCAACCACGGCGATTCTTCAATACGATCTTAACCCGATTCTTGGCGCTGAAGACATTATTGCCTTTCAACAACTTGTGCGCCGGGTACCGGTGTCGGATCATCTGGTCGAGTATGCGGTCGCACTGGTGCGAGCCACCCGACCAAGCGAAGCCAACGCCCTCGACTTTGTCAAAAACTGGGTCAACTGGGGTGCGGGACCTCGCGCCTCGCAGTATTTGATCCTGGCTGCCAAGACAAAAGCCATTCTCGATGGTCGTCCAACACCGGGACCGGAGGATGTTCGCTTTGCGGCTTATCCTGTGATGCGGCATCGGATCGTGACTTCGTTTAATGCTGAAGCCGACGGCGTCGATACTATGGAAATCATCCGCCGTATACTGGAAACGGTGAAGGAGAAGTCTTAGAGTGGTATGGCCACTTCAAATGGGGCAGACGGGGGCGTCTGCCGCCCACGAAATCATTCGTATACTGCAAGTATCGGTAATGTTACCCAACCAGGCGATGCCTGTGAGCGGAGTCGAAGGGCGACACTGTCTGGAGTCCCGGTGAATACCGACCATCGCAAATATCTCGATCCCGAAATCGTCTCCAAACTCAAGGGGATGGAGATGCGGGCACGTATGGTTGTCGAGGGGTTTATTGCCGGGTTGCATAAATCCCCCTACCATGGTTTCTCGGTCGAGTTCGCCGAACACCGGCAGTACATGCCGGGCGATAACATCCGCGACATTGATTGGAAGGTTTACGCCAAAAGCGACCGTTATTACATCAAACAGTACGAGGAAGAAACCAATCTCAAGGCTTACCTGCTGCTGGATTGCTCCGCCTCTATGGCCTACCAGTCGGGCGACCGGATACGCAAACTCGACTACGCCGGCCTGGTGTGTGGTGCGTTGTCGTACTTGATGCTGCGCCAACGCGATGCGGTCGGGTTGGTGACATTTGACGACACCATCCGGCGTTACATTCCGCCGCGCTCCAAGTCGGGACACTTGCATGTTCTGCTAAACGAGATTGCATCACAGACTCCCAGCGACAAAACTGATATTTCGGTCACCCTGCACGAGATGGCCGACCGGATCAAACGGCGCGGGTTGGTGATTATTCTTTCGGACCTGCTGGATGACGCCTCGAAGATTATCAGTGGGCTGAAACATTTCCGCTATAATAAGCACGAGGTGATTGTCTTTCATATTCTTGATCCTCGCGAGCGGGATTTTGCATTCCCGCGTGAGGCGGTGTTTAAGGATATGGAGACAGGCGATGAGATTACTACTTCGCCGTACCAGATCAGGGGGTCATTTGGCAAAGCGGTCCGTGCTTTCTCGGACGAAATCGCCTCCGCCTGTCGCCAGGCCAATATCGACTATCATCCTATTGATACTGCGATGCCCTTCGACAAAGCGTTGTATGCGTTCCTGGCTAAGAGGGAGCGGTTGTATTAGGGGGGGAGGAGCGCCAGCTACTTGATTAAAACCACTTTCCTGGTTGCGGTTTCCTCACCGCTCTGAACTCTGACCAGATAGACGCCACTGGAGTACTTCCCGGCTTCCCATGAATACTGCCTAGCCCCAGGACCTTCCGTACCCTCGAACAGCGTTGTGACTTTCTGCCCCAACAGATTGAAGATCTCTACGGACAAAGTTGATCTGCGGTTCAGAGTGATCGGGATTGTCTGTGTTGCATTGAACGGATTAGGATAAGGCTGATGGAGCAAGAAGTTTCGGGGCAAATGTGAATCATCAGTTTCATCATCAACGCCGGTTGAGACCCCCACACTGTAGATGGAGACTTCGTTGCCATTCATGATTACCAAAGCTGGAATGCCATCATTGTAAGTATAGTCCCAGAACATCTCGCCGGGAGGAAGATCACAACTATCAACAGGAGTTCCATCGTCGATGCTGAACATCACCATCTTGCCTTCACTGGAGAGAGCAATAAACTTCCCATGGTAGCTCGGGTCGAAAGCAAGAGCATGATACCCGCTTTCTGGCATAGCCCAAGCCAGCTCGGACGAATCTGTCGAAAAGACGCGATGCATTATGAGATTCGCCCCCGATGTATCCATTATCGGATCCCCGCCAAGGCTTTCGGAACAATACTGATACCAACTGTGAACACTGACAACTTCCAGTACGGACTCATCGCCGCTTATATTCCCAGCACAATAAGCTCCCTGCGAATTCAGAAAGGTTCGGTAATGACCGTAGCAGTGCTGCGGCTCGAAATAGCTAATGCTTGGGCCTGAAATGCCGTCGCTGTTAAATATTATTGGGAAAATATCTTCCGATTGTTCATGTACGAAATGGTCGATCGCATAGGCTGTTCGGCGACTGGCGATGACAACTGCATCCTCCGCATATTGCCCGAGCCGGGCATCGCTTATTTCAAACTTCCCACGCCAAATAAGAGAGTCGGGAAGTGAGTGATACAAACGGGTAGATCCGACCACTTGCTCGGCAGTGCCAGCCCACAGTGAGTCAAACGAAAACAGAACTTCGTTGTACCCGTCGCGATTGATATCAAACGCCTTTAGATCTGTAATGAAGTGTTGCATGAGGATCATGGTTTTATTTACGGATACATTGAGCGGGGATACTGCAACGAAACCGGAGGATCCATCGAAAGTGTTTAAGGTAATCACCCATGTCGAGTACGTACCCTCCGCATAAGTGCCTATCACCACGTCCGGAACGGAGTCGCGATTGACATCAGCAAACAGAATCTGGCCCAGGTATGCCTCGGTAACCTGGTATTGGAATAGAATCGAATCCAATGCGGGTGAATAGAGAAGCACGTTCTCTCCCTCCGAGATCAACAGCTCCATTAGTCCGTCACCATCAATGTCATTGAACTTCACATACCGAATGTCTTGTGCCAGACCGGGAACAACATACGTGGCCTCCAGCTTCAGACTGACTGATGCGTTAGAGGAAGATATTGCTACGAGAACAACAACCCCGATCTGGAAAGCCTGCTTGAACAACATAGAAATCCCCTCAGATATGTTTCTCTATGGATAATATACTTATACAGCCATTATTGTCAACTAGTGATACCCTCCCCACCCAATGCGCCCTTGCCCCGGCCACATCAACGGCATATATTCACTCTCACCTTATAAGGAGAAGGCGATGAAACCGAAGAAATGCCGCGCCCCGCGTGGGACCAAGATATCGTGCCAGGGGTGGCATCAGGAAGCCGCCTATCGAATGATTAACAACAACCTCGATCCGGCCGTGGCTGAAAATGCGAAGGAGTTGATTATCTATGGCGGCATCGGTAAAGCAGCCCGCAACTGGGATTGCTATACGGCTATCTGTCGGTCGTTGAAATCTCTCAAGAACGATGAAACCCTGCTCGTACAATCAGGCAAACCGGTGGGAATATTCCAGACCCACGACTACGCCCCGCGAGTGTTGATCGCCAACAGTAATCTCGTGCCTGCCTGGGCGACATGGGATGAGTTCCGCCGGCTTGATGCACTGGGACTAATGATGTTCGGTCAGATGACGGCCGGAAGCTGGATCTATATCGGCGCACAGGGGATTATTCAGGGAACGTACGAATCATTTGCCGCCGCGGCGGACAAACATTTTGACGGCGACCTGTCCGGACGCTGGATTCTCACCGGTGGCATGGGCGGTATGGGTGGCGCTCAACCGATGGCGGGGACTATGGCCGGAGCATGTATTCTTGTGGTCGAAGTTGACGAAGCGCGGATAACCCGCCGAGTAAAAGAAGGTTTTTGCGACATCAAGACTCGCTCTCTCGACAAAGCGCTTAAGATGATCGATGAGTTTACATCGCAGAAAAAAGCGGTGTCAATCGGACTGGTTGGCAACGCGGCGACTATCTTCGCAGAAATATACCGGCGCGGGATTAGGCCCGACATTGTAACTGACCAAACCTCGGCTCACGACGAACTAAATGGTTATGTTCCCGAAGGGTACAGCATGGCCGAGGCCAAACGTCTTCGCAAGAAAGACCCCAAAGGATATATCAAACGATCCTACAAGGCGATGGCTAAGCATTGTGAAGCGATGATCAAATTTCATAAGGGCGGGAGTGTGACCTTTGACTACGGCAACAACCTTCGCGGTCAGGCCAAAACGGCCGGAGTGAAAAACGCTTTTGCCTATGAAGGTTTTGTGCCGCTGTTCGTTCGTCCGCTATTTTGTCAGGGACGGGGACCATTCCGATGGGTGGCGCTCTCTGGCGATCCGAAAGATATTCACACTACCGACAAAATCATCCAGCGCGAGTTCAAACATAATCATTCCCTGATGCGCTGGATCAAGATGGCTCACGACCGCATTCCGTTTCAGGGATTGCCTGCGCGTATCTGCTGGTTGGGTTACGGAGAGCGGGCGCGGTTCGCCGACATCTTGAACACGTATGTTAAGAAGGGTAAAATCAAGGCTCCGATTGTTATCGGGCGTGACCATCTTGATTGCGGTAGCGTGGCTTCTCCTTATCGCGAGACTGAAGGCATGATTGACACCAGCGATGCGGTTGCTGACTGGCCGTTGCTCAATGGAATGCTTAACGCTGTCTCAGGTGCGTCGTGGGTGTCGATTCACCACGGTGGCGGAGTCGGAATGGGCAATGCCATTCATGCCGGGCAGGTGATTGTGGCCGACGGTACGGCAATGATGAAGAAACGGCTCAATCGTGTTCTGACCAACGATCCGGGAACCGGTATAATGCGCCATGTTGATGCCGGTTATGACGATGCTGTCAAGTTTGCGAGGAAACACAAAGTCAAAATCCCAATGAAGAAGAAGTAGCATCCAGCTTGAGTGAATCCTGGGATTCTCTATCGATCTGGTAATGAAACCATGAGTGAAAAGAAAGCAACGCTCTTAATCAAGAACATTGGTCAATTGGTTACGATGGCTGGTCCTTATCCGCGTCTCGGTCGTAAGCAACTCAATGATATCGGCCTGATAAAGGACGGCGGCATAGCCGCTGCCGGGGCTGAGGTTCTCGCGGTCGGACACTCTGACGAGGTGGAAGGGCAAGCCCCTCTGGCTGAAGGATGTGTTGTCATTGATGCTAAAGGGGCGGTGGTGACGCCGGGGCTGATCGATCCGCACACCCACCCCGTGTTCTCTATGACCAGAGAAAAAGAATTCGAGATGCGTATCGCCGGCAAAAACTATATGGAGATCGCTCAGGCGGGCGGGGGTATTCGCGCTTCGGTTCGCGATCTGCGTGAAACCCCAAAGAAGACATTGCTGGAGAAAACAAGAAAACGGCTGGATCGCATATTACGATATGGCGTGACGACAATCGAAGCAAAATCCGGGTACGGTTTGTCAATGGAAGCAGAGCTGAAACAGCTCGAAGTGATCCGCGATCTGAACCAGACCCACACCATTGACCTGGTGCCAACCTTTCTGGGTGCGCACGAGATCCCCGACGAATACCGGGATCGTCGCGACAAATATATTGAACTCATCAACAACGAAATGCTACCAGCCGTGATGGAAAGCAAGCTTGCGGAGTTCTCCGATATCTTCACAGAAGAAGGCGTTTACGACATCGAAGAATCACGGTGTATCCAGCAAGCTGCACGGCAGGCAGGACTGGGATTGAAGTTTCATGCCGACGAACTAAAATCGGTCGGCGGTGCGGAGCTGGCAGCTGAGATGGGGGCGATTTCAGCTGACCATCTGGTTTATATCTCCGATAGCGGCATCAGTGCGCTGGCCAAAGCCGGCACCATAGCGGTACTGTTGCCGGGTACGACTTTTTCGCTGGCCGGTAAACAGTACGCTCCGGCGCAGAAGATGATTGATGAAGGAGTGGCGGTGGCGCTTTCGACCGATTGTAATCCCGGTTCGAGTTATAGCGAGTCGTTGCCGTTTATGATCTCACTGGCCGCCCTGGAAATGAAGATGACGGCAGCCGAGGCATTGTCGGCAGTAACGGTCAACGCCGCCTGCGCTATTGATCGCGGAGGAAAGATTGGCCAGCTGCAAGTCGGCATGCCGGCCGATATAGTGATCTGGGAAATGGCTGATTATCGGGAACTACCATACCACTACGCTGTAAACCTGGTAGCGCAAGTTATCAAGGGTGGGCAGATGGTGGTGGGGGCATAATGCGAAGGAAAGGTATGAAGTCCAGTACACTGACCGTCCTGACGGTGATCCTGACCGGCATCGTGATGGCATTGGCCTCTTGCGGTGTCTATACTTTCAATCCCCGGGGGAAATCTACTATTACGTCAGTTGCGGTTGAGCGATTTGAAAATGAAACGCCCGAGTTTGGTTTGGCCGATCGCATGACAGATGACGTTATTGATGCTTTTATCGCCGATGGCAGTATGAAGATTGTCTCAGCTGAAAATGCCGAGGCCATCCTGGTCGGTTCTCTGGTGCGATACGACCGCCGTCCACACGAGTTTACCCCGGAAGACGAAGTGATTTCATACGCCGTGACTATGGATTTTGATATTCTCCTAAAGAATTCGAATGATGGGTCCGAAATCTGGAAAGAGCGGATCAGTCAACAAGGAATCTATAAGGTCGATGTAGAAAGCGAAGAGGACGGACAGCAGACTGCTATCGGCCTGCTGGTGGAAGCGATCATTAATAAGACAACCAAGAGTTGGTGAACGTCCTTACCGATGAAATTGAAGTTGAGATAGAATTGGTTGACCGGAACCGTTTGGATGGCTAACATAAGACAAACTGAGGATAGTCCATGAGATCATATTGTAGCAAGATTCTGGCCCTGGTTATAATCACGGTCCTATTGAGTGGTTCTGTTTATGCCAGCAGTATTCACTCCAAGGCTGGCACCAGTGGTTTCCCATTCCTCAAGATTAACGTAGGTGCCCGCGCGGTGGCTATGGGCGGAGCCCTCACAGGCCTGGCTGATGACGAATCTTCTCTGTACTATAACCCTGCCGGTATTGTCTCTCTTGAAGAGAATCGTTTTATCGCGGGCTATCACAATTATTTCGTCGATATGCAATCAGGCTTTCTCGGCTATGTGCGGAAGCAGCACGATAACCTGGCGCTGGGATGCTGGATCAGTTATCTCAACTACGGCGATTTTACGCGTACTGATCAGACCGGCGCGGAGCTGGGCGATTTCGGTGGGGGTGATCTTCTACTGGCCTTTTCTGCTGCTACCCGGAG
This sequence is a window from Candidatus Zixiibacteriota bacterium. Protein-coding genes within it:
- the hutU gene encoding urocanate hydratase, producing MKPKKCRAPRGTKISCQGWHQEAAYRMINNNLDPAVAENAKELIIYGGIGKAARNWDCYTAICRSLKSLKNDETLLVQSGKPVGIFQTHDYAPRVLIANSNLVPAWATWDEFRRLDALGLMMFGQMTAGSWIYIGAQGIIQGTYESFAAAADKHFDGDLSGRWILTGGMGGMGGAQPMAGTMAGACILVVEVDEARITRRVKEGFCDIKTRSLDKALKMIDEFTSQKKAVSIGLVGNAATIFAEIYRRGIRPDIVTDQTSAHDELNGYVPEGYSMAEAKRLRKKDPKGYIKRSYKAMAKHCEAMIKFHKGGSVTFDYGNNLRGQAKTAGVKNAFAYEGFVPLFVRPLFCQGRGPFRWVALSGDPKDIHTTDKIIQREFKHNHSLMRWIKMAHDRIPFQGLPARICWLGYGERARFADILNTYVKKGKIKAPIVIGRDHLDCGSVASPYRETEGMIDTSDAVADWPLLNGMLNAVSGASWVSIHHGGGVGMGNAIHAGQVIVADGTAMMKKRLNRVLTNDPGTGIMRHVDAGYDDAVKFARKHKVKIPMKKK
- a CDS encoding DUF58 domain-containing protein, translated to MATSNGADGGVCRPRNHSYTASIGNVTQPGDACERSRRATLSGVPVNTDHRKYLDPEIVSKLKGMEMRARMVVEGFIAGLHKSPYHGFSVEFAEHRQYMPGDNIRDIDWKVYAKSDRYYIKQYEEETNLKAYLLLDCSASMAYQSGDRIRKLDYAGLVCGALSYLMLRQRDAVGLVTFDDTIRRYIPPRSKSGHLHVLLNEIASQTPSDKTDISVTLHEMADRIKRRGLVIILSDLLDDASKIISGLKHFRYNKHEVIVFHILDPRERDFAFPREAVFKDMETGDEITTSPYQIRGSFGKAVRAFSDEIASACRQANIDYHPIDTAMPFDKALYAFLAKRERLY
- a CDS encoding T9SS type A sorting domain-containing protein, which translates into the protein MLFKQAFQIGVVVLVAISSSNASVSLKLEATYVVPGLAQDIRYVKFNDIDGDGLMELLISEGENVLLYSPALDSILFQYQVTEAYLGQILFADVNRDSVPDVVIGTYAEGTYSTWVITLNTFDGSSGFVAVSPLNVSVNKTMILMQHFITDLKAFDINRDGYNEVLFSFDSLWAGTAEQVVGSTRLYHSLPDSLIWRGKFEISDARLGQYAEDAVVIASRRTAYAIDHFVHEQSEDIFPIIFNSDGISGPSISYFEPQHCYGHYRTFLNSQGAYCAGNISGDESVLEVVSVHSWYQYCSESLGGDPIMDTSGANLIMHRVFSTDSSELAWAMPESGYHALAFDPSYHGKFIALSSEGKMVMFSIDDGTPVDSCDLPPGEMFWDYTYNDGIPALVIMNGNEVSIYSVGVSTGVDDETDDSHLPRNFLLHQPYPNPFNATQTIPITLNRRSTLSVEIFNLLGQKVTTLFEGTEGPGARQYSWEAGKYSSGVYLVRVQSGEETATRKVVLIK
- a CDS encoding polymer-forming cytoskeletal protein; the protein is MKKLNGSDTEGLMNTIIGKDTVITGTVDVKGALRVDGSVKGKIICSDCVTVGSTGIVEAEVESKTAIVAGKMHGDIVTTEKIELQTNCEMDGDLRTKSLVIEQGALFCGACNMKGTKPDLGFLPPPVEKSEKVAASDKAKGK
- the hutI gene encoding imidazolonepropionase; the protein is MSEKKATLLIKNIGQLVTMAGPYPRLGRKQLNDIGLIKDGGIAAAGAEVLAVGHSDEVEGQAPLAEGCVVIDAKGAVVTPGLIDPHTHPVFSMTREKEFEMRIAGKNYMEIAQAGGGIRASVRDLRETPKKTLLEKTRKRLDRILRYGVTTIEAKSGYGLSMEAELKQLEVIRDLNQTHTIDLVPTFLGAHEIPDEYRDRRDKYIELINNEMLPAVMESKLAEFSDIFTEEGVYDIEESRCIQQAARQAGLGLKFHADELKSVGGAELAAEMGAISADHLVYISDSGISALAKAGTIAVLLPGTTFSLAGKQYAPAQKMIDEGVAVALSTDCNPGSSYSESLPFMISLAALEMKMTAAEALSAVTVNAACAIDRGGKIGQLQVGMPADIVIWEMADYRELPYHYAVNLVAQVIKGGQMVVGA
- a CDS encoding MoxR family ATPase encodes the protein MTSSDSFSDTEAMKNLKLAHQKIKAEIGKVIIGQDEVVEQLLISLLSAGHCLLVGVPGLAKTLLISTLAQVLNLKFNRIQFTPDLMPSDITGTEIIDDDRTTGKRAFRFVKGPVFANIILADEINRTPPKTQAALLQAMQEHEVTAAGETYSLEEPFFVLATQNPIEQEGTYPLPEAQLDRFMFNVFVDYPSDIEEREIVKSTTAILQYDLNPILGAEDIIAFQQLVRRVPVSDHLVEYAVALVRATRPSEANALDFVKNWVNWGAGPRASQYLILAAKTKAILDGRPTPGPEDVRFAAYPVMRHRIVTSFNAEADGVDTMEIIRRILETVKEKS